A genome region from Arachis duranensis cultivar V14167 chromosome 6, aradu.V14167.gnm2.J7QH, whole genome shotgun sequence includes the following:
- the LOC107492593 gene encoding cytokinin dehydrogenase 1 isoform X2, which produces MSSKHVIIVIITHLFTKFLKTFLLLISFILHKADSGYNNNSIGTSIFQRPYHYDQIVSSLQKLPLEGSLSLSNNDAVASDFGNIYHFPPLAVFNPVSVSDISRAIKHVMELSEPGLKVAARGHGHSLQGQSQAEGGIVINMESLAEKTAAVVVVNNGEFVPYVDVSAGELWINILHETLKHGLAPKSWTDYLHLTVGGTLSNAGISGQAFRHGPQINNVFQLEVVTGKGEVVTCSETRNTELYYSVLGGLGQFGIITRARISLEAAPKMVKWIRMLYSEFSMFARDQEHLISLENTFDYIEGFVIINRTGILNNWRSSFNPRDPIQASQFISDGRTFYCLEVAKYFNPDESQFMNQIVENLLSELSYIPWTLFQSEVSYVQFLDRVHVSEKQLRSKGLWEVPHPWLNLLIPRTHIHHFAQEVFGNILKDTSNGPILIYPVNQTRLVQVEQENIFGNARGGYILPSGIFIFSNAISKRLRELRTHPNTKQKDPRILHKCQAWSEAVSPTLHHTGRVESTLWIKMGSICAKKNSI; this is translated from the exons ATGTCTTCAAAAcatgttattattgttattattactcaTCTATTTACAAAATTCTTAAAGACTTTCTTACTCCTTATTAGTTTCATACTCCACAAAGCAGATTCCGGCTACAACAACAATTCTATTGGAACATCAATATTCCAACGACCTTATCATTATGATCAGATTGTATCTTCGTTGCAGAAACTCCCTCTAGAAGGCTCCTTAAGCTTAAGTAACAACGACGCGGTCGCCAGTGACTTTGGAAACATATACCATTTCCCTCCTCTAGCAGTCTTTAACCCGGTATCAGTATCCGACATATCACGTGCCATAAAGCACGTGATGGAGTTATCTGAACCGGGTCTGAAGGTCGCTGCTAGAGGACACGGACATTCCCTCCAAGGGCAGTCACAAGCAGAAGGAGGCATAGTGATCAACATGGAGTCACTGGCTGAAAAAACAGCAGCAGTAGTGGTAGTTAACAATGGAGAATTTGTTCCATATGTGGATGTTTCAGCGGGTGAGTTATGGATTAACATTCTGCATGAGACTCTTAAGCATGGTTTAGCACCAAAATCTTGGACGGATTATCTTCATCTCACTGTTGGTGGAACTCTATCAAATGCTGGAATAAGTGGTCAAGCTTTCAGGCATGGACCCCAGATCAATAACGTCTTTCAGCTTGAAGTTGTTACAg GGAAAGGAGAGGTGGTTACATGCTCAGAGACAAGAAACACAGAGCTTTATTACAGTGTTCTTGGAGGGCTTGGCCAATTTGGAATCATCACTAGGGCAAGGATTTCTCTTGAAGCAGCACCTAAGATGGTGAAATGGATTAGGATGCTGTACTCAGAGTTTTCAATGTTTGCAAGGGACCAAGAGCATTTGATATCTCTTGAGAACACATTTGATTATATTGAAGGATTTGTGATCATAAATAGAACTGGGATCCTTAATAATTGGAGATCTTCTTTCAACCCCAGAGACCCAATTCAGGCCAGCCAATTCATTTCAGATGGAAGAACCTTCTATTGTCTTGAGGTGGCAAAATATTTCAACCCAGATGAATCTCAATTCATGAATCAG ATAGTTGAGAATTTGTTGTCAGAGCTGAGTTACATTCCATGGACACTCTTCCAATCAGAAGTTTCTTACGTGCAATTTTTAGATAGAGTGCATGTTTCTGAGAAACAGTTAAGATCAAAGGGATTATGGGAAGTTCCACACCCTTGGCTAAACCTTCTAATTCCAAGGACTCACATTCATCACTTTGCTCAAGAGGTCTTTGGCAATATCCTCAAAGACACAAGCAATGGCCCCATACTCATCTATCCTGTCAACCAAACACG TTTGGTGCAGGTGGAACAGGAAAACATCTTTGGTAACGCCAGAGGAGGATATATTTTACCTAGTGGCATTTTTATCTTCAGCAATGCCATTAGCAAGAGGCTCAGAGAGCTTAGAACACATCCTAACACAAAACAAAAGGATCCTAGAATTTTGCACAAATGCCAAGCTTGGAGTGAAGCAGTATCTCCCACATTACACCACACAGGAAGAGTGGAAAGCACACTTTGGATCAAAATGGGAAGCATTTGTGCAAAGAAAAACAGCATATGA
- the LOC107492593 gene encoding cytokinin dehydrogenase 1 isoform X1, with protein sequence MSSKHVIIVIITHLFTKFLKTFLLLISFILHKADSGYNNNSIGTSIFQRPYHYDQIVSSLQKLPLEGSLSLSNNDAVASDFGNIYHFPPLAVFNPVSVSDISRAIKHVMELSEPGLKVAARGHGHSLQGQSQAEGGIVINMESLAEKTAAVVVVNNGEFVPYVDVSAGELWINILHETLKHGLAPKSWTDYLHLTVGGTLSNAGISGQAFRHGPQINNVFQLEVVTGKGEVVTCSETRNTELYYSVLGGLGQFGIITRARISLEAAPKMVKWIRMLYSEFSMFARDQEHLISLENTFDYIEGFVIINRTGILNNWRSSFNPRDPIQASQFISDGRTFYCLEVAKYFNPDESQFMNQIVENLLSELSYIPWTLFQSEVSYVQFLDRVHVSEKQLRSKGLWEVPHPWLNLLIPRTHIHHFAQEVFGNILKDTSNGPILIYPVNQTRWNRKTSLVTPEEDIFYLVAFLSSAMPLARGSESLEHILTQNKRILEFCTNAKLGVKQYLPHYTTQEEWKAHFGSKWEAFVQRKTAYDPLALLAPGQRIFQKALSTSC encoded by the exons ATGTCTTCAAAAcatgttattattgttattattactcaTCTATTTACAAAATTCTTAAAGACTTTCTTACTCCTTATTAGTTTCATACTCCACAAAGCAGATTCCGGCTACAACAACAATTCTATTGGAACATCAATATTCCAACGACCTTATCATTATGATCAGATTGTATCTTCGTTGCAGAAACTCCCTCTAGAAGGCTCCTTAAGCTTAAGTAACAACGACGCGGTCGCCAGTGACTTTGGAAACATATACCATTTCCCTCCTCTAGCAGTCTTTAACCCGGTATCAGTATCCGACATATCACGTGCCATAAAGCACGTGATGGAGTTATCTGAACCGGGTCTGAAGGTCGCTGCTAGAGGACACGGACATTCCCTCCAAGGGCAGTCACAAGCAGAAGGAGGCATAGTGATCAACATGGAGTCACTGGCTGAAAAAACAGCAGCAGTAGTGGTAGTTAACAATGGAGAATTTGTTCCATATGTGGATGTTTCAGCGGGTGAGTTATGGATTAACATTCTGCATGAGACTCTTAAGCATGGTTTAGCACCAAAATCTTGGACGGATTATCTTCATCTCACTGTTGGTGGAACTCTATCAAATGCTGGAATAAGTGGTCAAGCTTTCAGGCATGGACCCCAGATCAATAACGTCTTTCAGCTTGAAGTTGTTACAg GGAAAGGAGAGGTGGTTACATGCTCAGAGACAAGAAACACAGAGCTTTATTACAGTGTTCTTGGAGGGCTTGGCCAATTTGGAATCATCACTAGGGCAAGGATTTCTCTTGAAGCAGCACCTAAGATGGTGAAATGGATTAGGATGCTGTACTCAGAGTTTTCAATGTTTGCAAGGGACCAAGAGCATTTGATATCTCTTGAGAACACATTTGATTATATTGAAGGATTTGTGATCATAAATAGAACTGGGATCCTTAATAATTGGAGATCTTCTTTCAACCCCAGAGACCCAATTCAGGCCAGCCAATTCATTTCAGATGGAAGAACCTTCTATTGTCTTGAGGTGGCAAAATATTTCAACCCAGATGAATCTCAATTCATGAATCAG ATAGTTGAGAATTTGTTGTCAGAGCTGAGTTACATTCCATGGACACTCTTCCAATCAGAAGTTTCTTACGTGCAATTTTTAGATAGAGTGCATGTTTCTGAGAAACAGTTAAGATCAAAGGGATTATGGGAAGTTCCACACCCTTGGCTAAACCTTCTAATTCCAAGGACTCACATTCATCACTTTGCTCAAGAGGTCTTTGGCAATATCCTCAAAGACACAAGCAATGGCCCCATACTCATCTATCCTGTCAACCAAACACG GTGGAACAGGAAAACATCTTTGGTAACGCCAGAGGAGGATATATTTTACCTAGTGGCATTTTTATCTTCAGCAATGCCATTAGCAAGAGGCTCAGAGAGCTTAGAACACATCCTAACACAAAACAAAAGGATCCTAGAATTTTGCACAAATGCCAAGCTTGGAGTGAAGCAGTATCTCCCACATTACACCACACAGGAAGAGTGGAAAGCACACTTTGGATCAAAATGGGAAGCATTTGTGCAAAGAAAAACAGCATATGACCCACTAGCACTGCTTGCCCCTGGCCAGAGAATCTTTCAAAAGGCATTGTCTACCTCTTGTTag